One window from the genome of Diospyros lotus cultivar Yz01 chromosome 11, ASM1463336v1, whole genome shotgun sequence encodes:
- the LOC127812984 gene encoding disease resistance protein RUN1-like — MTTTRTSSSAPRSSAYHVFLSFRGEDNRRTFVDHLYTALANAGFRTFRDDYGMERGESIKLELHRAIEDSRVSIVVFSRNYASSSWCLDELVMILEKRRREDSSHVVLPVFYHVDPSEVRKQTGDYAEALARHEERFEGEANEWKEKLKGWKEALEEAANLTGMVLQNQADGHESKFIQKIVKVVEDKLRRTVLNVSPYPIGLHSRAKRIHLWLQDEGSDVGIVAICGMGGIGKTTIAKFVYNLNFSNFEGSSFLADIREVSRQQNGLIRLQRQLLSDIVKGRKEKINNIDEGIVKIKEAVGSKRVLVILDDVDKREQLHALLGMLDWLSLGSKMIITSRHEGLLKTHECCKVRRVELLDLNESLELFSWHAFGQNHPSDDYLVESQMAVKYCRGLPLAIKTLSSSLSGKSRDVWKSHLQKLKEIPDSEILEKLKLSYDSLQDDHDKDLFLDIACFFVGMDKDSTVTILDGCDYYTLVGIENLIDRTLLTIDMHNKLVMHQLIQEMGREIVRQESPKVLGERSRLWNHKDSFHVLREKIGTKKITGLVLDMHFLKEDKSLGNSFGHLKESNSNKHKSYHFEIFSGLLKGSANKNWNEEVLEVDAFAGMSNLQLLQISDVQLHGNCKNFPKGLRWLYWSHCPLQSTPNDFPFDKLVALQMPYSSLKNVFNGTKCPVGLKILDLSHSHNLFATPDLSMLPNLERLVLENCTGLVEINESIGLLQRLIFLNLRNCQKLKKLPKTICGLKSMATLDISGCINIEELPTELGNMDSLTVLLADGTEINHYSITLEVKTWNFFVLTWPLSVRRVPKILWVSFPQSLVYLSIAKCNLFDDTFPREFGNLSSLQILNLSMNPICSLPNCVKDLRSLRVLWLKSCPSLRSLELWKNIKILHTSGSKSLEKITFGSVRRTSSVNYCRCTSLFEIEGRFKLEPLERVDAELINNLGLFDFEAMDKPPVLLLRWRSTMRTVRHLGIYEPHTFYTHLRGSNVPVKFILKNVGSSISFTVPSDVNFKIQGMSMCFVYAHSRPRAPFSWSTDPFPHIIINNATRHLKWSFCPSFFAIPGADEDFLWLSYWKFEDLLEGGDELNISIFTSQDFHVKEVGVHLVYEESQVKKSTQCASLEVAQQIHPYGKVVPGCCNGSCLKCKNYPVPAKPGSTRVIRLGIHPKKCLDCPGGGYLVRHHSRRITPFEPLDVVCKKLIHKK, encoded by the exons TGAGCTTCAGAGGCGAGGACAATCGCCGGACGTTCGTCGACCACCTCTATACGGCTCTCGCCAACGCCGGATTTCGCACCTTCCGAGACGATTACGGGATGGAGAGAGGGGAAAGCATCAAGCTGGAGCTGCATAGGGCCATCGAAGATTCTAGGGTTTCAATTGTTGTCTTCTCCAGGAACTATGCTTCTTCCAGTTGGTGCCTCGACGAGCTCGTGATGATCCTCGAAAAACGGAGGAGGGAGGATTCCAGCCACGTGGTTCTGCCGGTGTTTTACCACGTGGATCCATCCGAGGTTAGGAAACAAACAGGGGATTATGCGGAGGCACTTGCGAGGCATGAAGAGCGATTCGAGGGTGAAGCAAATGAATGGAAGGAGAAACTGAAAGGGTGGAAGGAAGCACTTGAGGAAGCTGCTAATTTAACAGGCATGGTTCTACAAAATCAAGCCGATGG GCACGAGTCAAAGTTTATCCAGAAAATTGTCAAGGTCGTTGAAGACAAGCTAAGGCGAACAGTCTTGAATGTTTCCCCATATCCCATTGGACTTCATTCTCGTGCCAAACGCATTCATTTGTGGTTACAAGATGAAGGCAGTGATGTTGGAATTGTCGCCATTTGTGGGATGGGTGGGATTGGGAAGACAACCATTGCCAAATTTGTATACAACTTAAACTTCTCAAACTTTGAAGGCAGTAGCTTCTTGGCAGATATAAGAGAAGTTTCTAGACAACAAAATGGCCTAATACGATTGCAAAGACAACTTCTTTCGGATATTGTAaagggaagaaaggaaaaaataaacaacattgATGAAGGGATTGTTAAGATTAAAGAAGCTGTAGGTTCTAAAAGAGTTCTCGTAATTCTTGATGATGTAGATAAACGGGAGCAATTGCATGCACTCCTTGGGATGCTGGATTGGCTTTCTCTGGGTAGTAAAATGATCATAACCTCTAGACATGAGGGTTTACTAAAAACTCATGAATGTTGCAAAGTACGCAGGGTTGAGTTGTTGGATCTCAATGAATCCTTAGAGCTTTTCAGTTGGCATGCCTTTGGACAAAACCATCCTAGTGATGATTATTTGGTAGAGTCACAGATGGCAGTAAAGTACTGCAGAGGGCTTCCGTTAGCTATTAAAACTTTGAGTTCTTCTCTATCTGGGAAGAGCAGAGATGTATGGAAAAGTCACctacaaaaattgaaagaaattccTGACAGTGAAATCCTTGAAAAACTCAAACTAAGTTACGACTCTTTACAAGATGACCACGACAAAGATTTATTCCTTGATATTGCTTGCTTCTTTGTTGGAATGGACAAAGACTCCACGGTCACAATCTTGGATGGATGTGATTACTACACATTGGTTGGAATTGAAAATCTCATTGACAGGACTCTTTTGACAATTGATATGCATAACAAGCTGGTGATGCATCAACTGATTCAAGAAATGGGAAGGGAAATTGTTCGGCAAGAATCGCCCAAAGTGTTGGGAGAACGCAGCAGGCTTTGGAATCACAAGGATTCATTTCATGtcttgagagaaaaaatt GGCACCAAAAAAATCACAGGCCTCGTTCTTGATATGCATTTCTTGAAAGAGGATAAATCTCTAGGGAACAGCTTTGGGCACCTTAAAGAAAGCAATTCCAATAAGCACAAGAGCTATCACTTTGAAATCTTCTCCGGTCTTCTTAAAGGCAGTGCTAACAAAAATTGGAATGAAGAAGTTTTGGAAGTTGATGCATTTGCAGGCATGTCCAACCTACAACTTCTACAAATTAGTGATGTACAACTCCATGGAAACTGTAAAAATTTTCCGAAAGGATTACGATGGTTGTATTGGTCTCACTGTCCTTTACAATCAACACCTAATGATTTCCCTTTTGACAAGCTGGTCGCTCTTCAGATGCCTTATAGTTCcttgaaaaatgttttcaatGGAACCAAG TGCCCTGTAGGGTTGAAGATCCTTGATCTAAGTCATTCCCATAATCTTTTTGCGACTCCTGATTTATCAATGCTACCCAATCTGGAGAGACTTGTACTTGAAAATTGTACAGGGCTGGTTGAGATTAATGAATCAATTGGACTCCTACAAAGACTTATTTTCTTAAACTTAAGGAACTGTCAGAAATTGAAGAAGCTTCCGAAAACCATTTGTGGGCTAAAATCTATGGCAACACTTGACATTTCTGGTTGCATAAATATTGAAGAACTTCCAACAGAGCTGGGGAATATGGATTCTCTGACAGTGCTTCTAGCGGATGGAACAGAAATAAATCATTACTCTATCACTCTGGAGGTCAAAACATGGAATTTCTTTGTATTGACTTGGCCATTGAGTGTAAGACGAGTTCCAAAAATTTTGTGGGTTTCTTTCCCCCAGTCTTTGGTATATTTAAGTATTGCAAAATGCAATTTATTTGATGACACTTTCCCGAGGGAATTTGGCAACTTATCGTCATTGCAGATACTAAATTTGAGCATGAATCCAATTTGTAGCCTCCCCAATTGCGTCAAGGATCTTCGTAGTCTCCGGGTTCTGTGGTTAAAATCATGCCCAAGCCTTCGGTCACTTGAGCTgtggaaaaatataaaaatactacATACCAGTGGCAGTAAATCGTTAGAAAAAATAACCTTTGGATCAGTGCGCCGCACTTCAAGTGTAAATTATTGTCGTTGTACGAGTCTATTTGAGATTGAGGGCAGATTCAAGTTAGAACCCTTAGAAAGGGTTGACGCAGAGCTAATAAATAATTTGGGCTTATTTGACTTTGAAGCTATGGATAAACCGCCTGTGCTACTTTTACGCTGGCGTTCAACAATGAGGACTGTTCGACACTTG GGAATTTACGAacctcatacattttatactcaTCTGCGGGGAAGCAATGTTCCTGTGAAGTTTATTCTTAAGAATGTAGGATCCTCAATATCTTTTACCGTACCTTCCGAtgttaatttcaaaattcaaggCATGTCTATGTGTTTTGTTTATGCGCATTCCAGACCTCGTGCTCCATTTTCTTGGTCGACCGACCCGTTTCCACACATAATTATCAATAATGCAACTAGGCATTTGAAATGGAGCTTTTGTCCAAgtttctttgccattccaggagCTGATGAGGACTTCTTGTGGTTAAGTTATTGGAAGTTTGAGGATCTGTTAGAAGGTGGTGATGAGCTAAATATTTCGATTTTTACAAGTCAAGATTTCCATGTGAAGGAGGTTGGCGTCCATCTTGTGTACGAGGAGTCACAGGTAAAAAAGAGCACCCAATGTGCTAGTTTAGAAGTTGCCCAACAAATCCATCCCTATGGAAAGGTAGTTCCTGGTTGTTGTAATGGTAGTTGCTTGAAGTGCAAGAATTATCCTGTGCCTGCAAAACCTGGGAGCACTAGAGTCATTCGTCTTGGCATTCATCCTAAGAAATGCTTAGATTGTCCTGGAGGAGGTTATTTGGTACGCCACCATTCACGGAGGATAACTCCTTTTGAACCTCTAGATGTTGTTTGTAAGAAAttaattcacaaaaaataa